The SAR202 cluster bacterium genome includes a region encoding these proteins:
- a CDS encoding MFS transporter: MPSSPISQKSDYKWLVFATVAMGSLLPSLDFGSVNIALPTIGDEFGKSITTVQWVTLGYVVVLSTMLLPMGRLSDVYGRKKVYILGFAVFASTSTLAGFSPSLWGIIGLKAASGVGTAMVMANGIAILTTTFPASERGKAVGSHMVILAVGTAMGPVIGGALVEAFGWRSVFFVNLPIAVAGIAAALALLDTDRLSMQGGAEHRGRLDGLGAALSGGAVLSILLGLGNGPRAGWASSEIVAALAIGTGLTGAFVWWERRTASPMLDLSIFQSRIFSVGPLTSFVCYVGAASVWFLMPFYLQGALGYSPGQAGLIMIANVGCTAVTGAMGGWLSDRYGQRRFITAGAAISGAGLFMMSRFSVDSGLGLIVSALALQGCGMGMFVSSNQSAVLGATAASKLGVASAYINLTRNLAQNTGVALATAVVAGTMASMGFEAKLEPGSGAQGAAGAFTEGLTRVYLVSACIFAAAVALTVMVWRQERGTREGDVAKQQMSESGSNPASGAAG, from the coding sequence ATGCCCAGTTCGCCCATTAGCCAGAAGTCCGATTATAAGTGGCTTGTTTTCGCGACGGTGGCTATGGGTTCGCTTTTGCCGTCGCTGGACTTTGGGAGCGTCAACATCGCCCTGCCTACCATTGGGGACGAGTTCGGAAAGTCGATTACCACGGTTCAGTGGGTGACCCTGGGGTACGTAGTGGTCCTATCGACTATGCTGCTGCCGATGGGGAGGCTGTCGGACGTTTACGGGCGGAAGAAGGTTTACATTCTGGGGTTTGCGGTCTTTGCCTCCACGTCCACGCTGGCGGGGTTTTCACCAAGCCTGTGGGGAATTATTGGGCTGAAGGCGGCGTCCGGGGTGGGAACGGCGATGGTGATGGCCAACGGAATAGCGATTCTAACCACTACCTTTCCGGCTAGCGAACGGGGTAAAGCCGTGGGAAGCCACATGGTGATTTTGGCTGTGGGCACGGCTATGGGGCCGGTGATAGGGGGCGCGCTGGTGGAGGCGTTTGGATGGCGGTCCGTATTCTTTGTTAACTTGCCTATCGCCGTGGCTGGTATCGCAGCAGCCTTGGCGCTGCTGGACACAGACCGGCTGTCGATGCAGGGAGGAGCGGAGCATCGGGGGAGGCTCGATGGGCTGGGGGCGGCGCTGTCGGGCGGGGCGGTGCTGTCGATATTGCTGGGGCTGGGCAATGGACCTAGGGCGGGGTGGGCGTCGTCGGAAATTGTGGCGGCGCTGGCGATAGGGACGGGACTGACGGGGGCTTTTGTGTGGTGGGAGAGGAGGACGGCGTCGCCGATGCTGGACCTGAGCATTTTTCAGAGCAGGATATTTTCGGTAGGGCCCCTGACGTCTTTTGTCTGTTATGTAGGAGCGGCGTCGGTGTGGTTTTTGATGCCGTTTTACCTGCAAGGCGCGCTGGGATATTCGCCAGGGCAGGCCGGGCTGATAATGATTGCCAACGTGGGCTGCACTGCAGTGACAGGGGCAATGGGAGGATGGCTTTCCGACCGGTACGGGCAGAGGCGCTTTATAACAGCGGGGGCTGCTATCTCCGGAGCGGGGCTGTTTATGATGTCTAGATTTTCAGTGGATTCGGGGTTGGGGCTGATAGTCTCCGCGCTGGCGCTGCAGGGATGCGGGATGGGTATGTTTGTGTCCAGCAACCAGAGCGCTGTTCTGGGAGCGACGGCGGCTTCTAAGCTGGGTGTTGCGTCCGCATACATTAACCTGACGCGCAATTTGGCGCAGAATACAGGAGTGGCGCTGGCTACAGCGGTTGTAGCGGGCACGATGGCGTCTATGGGGTTTGAGGCGAAACTGGAGCCGGGGAGCGGCGCACAGGGAGCTGCCGGCGCTTTTACGGAAGGCTTAACGCGGGTCTATCTTGTGTCGGCGTGCATTTTCGCCGCAGCGGTGGCACTGACTGTGATGGTCTGGAGGCAGGAGCGAGGAACGAGGGAGGGGGACGTGGCGAAACAGCAGATGTCGGAGAGCGGGAGCAATCCGGCTAGCGGGGCGGCAGGATAG
- a CDS encoding glycerate kinase: protein MKVLIAPQAFKGSLSGPQVAQAIQQGVLQVFPQAQCHLLPIADGGDGTLEALIHASGGRTFTSQATGPLSEPVEAHWGVMGDGKTAVIEMAQASGLVLVPQGRRDPRHTTTLGTGELIKEALDKGYRCFIIGIGGSATNDGGAGMASALGVRFLDKQGYELPPGGLPLATLDSIDVSNLHPVLGQARITVATDVTNPLCGPQGASAVYGPQKGATAPMVEALDKALQRYADVIKKSLGKDLAHRPGAGAAGGLGAGLMAFTGAELRSGIDIVCDALDLDRKLEGASLVITGEGRIDASTVFNKAPIGVARRAKAKGVPVIALAASLGEGYQEVYKHGIDAIACIADRPMPIRESIRRAHDLVAAAAERALHFLTILPPR, encoded by the coding sequence ATGAAAGTCCTCATCGCTCCCCAGGCCTTCAAAGGCAGCCTCTCTGGCCCCCAGGTCGCCCAGGCTATCCAACAAGGCGTCCTCCAGGTCTTCCCCCAAGCCCAATGCCACCTCCTCCCCATCGCTGATGGCGGCGACGGCACCCTGGAAGCCCTCATCCACGCCTCTGGAGGCCGCACCTTCACCTCCCAGGCCACCGGCCCCCTCTCCGAGCCTGTCGAAGCCCACTGGGGCGTCATGGGCGACGGTAAGACTGCCGTCATTGAAATGGCTCAGGCCTCCGGTCTCGTCCTTGTTCCCCAGGGCCGCCGCGACCCACGGCACACCACAACCCTCGGCACCGGCGAGCTAATCAAAGAAGCCCTGGATAAGGGCTATCGATGCTTCATCATCGGCATCGGCGGCTCCGCCACCAACGACGGCGGCGCCGGCATGGCCTCCGCCCTCGGCGTCCGGTTCCTCGACAAGCAGGGCTATGAGCTGCCTCCCGGCGGCCTCCCTCTCGCTACCTTGGACTCCATCGACGTGTCGAATCTTCATCCAGTTCTGGGACAGGCTCGCATCACCGTCGCTACGGATGTCACCAATCCCCTCTGCGGCCCCCAGGGCGCCTCCGCCGTTTACGGCCCCCAGAAGGGCGCCACAGCCCCTATGGTGGAAGCCCTGGACAAGGCCCTCCAGCGCTACGCTGATGTCATCAAAAAGTCCCTCGGTAAAGACCTCGCCCACCGCCCGGGCGCCGGCGCCGCCGGTGGCCTCGGCGCAGGCCTCATGGCCTTTACCGGCGCCGAGCTTCGCTCCGGCATCGATATCGTCTGCGACGCCCTAGACCTCGACAGGAAGCTGGAAGGCGCCAGCCTTGTCATCACCGGCGAAGGCCGCATTGACGCCTCTACCGTCTTCAACAAGGCCCCCATAGGCGTCGCCCGCCGCGCCAAGGCCAAAGGCGTCCCCGTCATCGCCCTGGCCGCCAGCCTCGGTGAAGGTTACCAGGAGGTGTACAAACACGGCATCGATGCCATCGCCTGTATCGCCGACCGCCCTATGCCCATACGGGAGAGTATCCGCCGCGCCCACGACCTTGTCGCCGCCGCTGCCGAGCGCGCCCTTCATTTCTTAACTATCCTGCCGCCCCGCTAG
- a CDS encoding amidohydrolase, translating to MASKEHLKQRVSAAIDQHGEEIVRIAKTILEKPETGFREVRTSKLVSDAFKKMGIKHRSDLALTGVKGEVKGGSAGPSVAVLGELDSLIVSDHPHADRETHYAHACGHHCQIGMMLGAAYGLMDQDVLPSLAGRLVFMAVPAEEYIEIEWRDELRRVGKLEFLGGKPEMIGMGEFDDVDMALMCHTTSTTNEGKLCISHTNNGTIAKRIQFIGRVAHAGGAPHLGINALNAASLALMAIHTNRETFKDDDTIRVHPIITKGGEVVNAVPADVRMETFVRGANLEAILDANKKVDRALRAGAMAVGAQVKITTIPGYMPLRQDSLMMDMFKHNAVGLVGEKEIGHRRHGTGSTDMGDISQIMPAIHPYVGGATGLSHGSDYVVRDYNLAVVTAAKSLAMTVVDLLSEGAEGARQVMSKHKVAMTKEEYLKVMRGLSKEELFNPERMEG from the coding sequence ATGGCGTCCAAAGAGCACTTGAAGCAGCGGGTTAGCGCGGCGATAGACCAGCACGGGGAGGAGATAGTCCGCATAGCAAAGACGATACTGGAGAAGCCGGAGACGGGGTTCAGGGAGGTGAGGACGTCTAAGCTGGTGTCGGACGCGTTCAAGAAGATGGGGATCAAGCATAGGAGCGACCTGGCGCTGACGGGGGTGAAGGGGGAGGTGAAGGGAGGGTCGGCGGGGCCGTCGGTGGCGGTGCTGGGGGAGCTGGACTCGCTGATTGTGTCTGACCATCCGCATGCCGACAGGGAAACCCATTATGCCCACGCCTGCGGGCACCATTGCCAGATTGGGATGATGCTGGGGGCGGCCTACGGGCTGATGGACCAGGATGTCCTGCCGAGCTTAGCCGGGAGGCTGGTGTTCATGGCGGTGCCGGCGGAGGAGTACATAGAGATTGAGTGGCGGGACGAGCTTCGTAGGGTGGGGAAGCTAGAGTTCCTGGGGGGCAAGCCGGAGATGATTGGGATGGGCGAATTTGACGATGTGGACATGGCGCTGATGTGCCACACCACCAGCACAACTAACGAGGGAAAACTGTGCATCAGCCATACTAACAACGGGACCATCGCCAAGCGGATCCAGTTCATCGGGCGAGTGGCGCATGCTGGCGGCGCGCCGCATCTGGGGATCAACGCTTTGAACGCGGCGTCGCTGGCGCTGATGGCGATACACACAAATCGAGAGACGTTTAAGGATGACGATACGATTCGAGTACACCCAATCATTACAAAAGGCGGTGAGGTGGTGAACGCGGTGCCAGCGGACGTAAGGATGGAGACCTTTGTCCGCGGGGCCAACTTGGAGGCGATACTGGACGCCAACAAGAAGGTAGACCGGGCGCTGCGGGCGGGGGCCATGGCCGTGGGGGCGCAGGTGAAGATTACGACGATTCCTGGCTACATGCCCTTGAGGCAGGACTCGTTAATGATGGATATGTTCAAGCACAACGCCGTGGGCCTGGTGGGAGAGAAAGAGATAGGGCATCGCCGGCATGGGACGGGGTCGACGGACATGGGGGATATTAGCCAGATTATGCCGGCGATACACCCCTACGTCGGAGGCGCCACGGGCCTAAGCCATGGCAGCGATTATGTGGTGCGGGACTACAACCTGGCGGTGGTGACGGCGGCGAAGTCGCTGGCGATGACGGTGGTGGATTTGCTGTCGGAGGGGGCGGAAGGAGCGCGACAGGTGATGTCTAAGCACAAGGTAGCAATGACGAAGGAGGAGTATTTGAAGGTGATGCGGGGCCTGTCCAAAGAGGAGCTTTTCAATCCCGAAAGGATGGAGGGCTAA
- a CDS encoding amidohydrolase — protein sequence MALNKEELKRKACEAIEQRKPELLAVAKRILENPETGFHEFKTSKLVAEEFTKRGISHKSGLALTGVKGWIEGGAGPGPRVSIIGELDSLLVPEHSTSDPTTGAAHACGHHCQIGMMLGALAGLQAPEVLSQLSGRIVPFAVPAEEFVQVEKRMALRDEKRIEFLSGKQELIRLGEFDDVDMAIMCHTASDLGKKSFAVGGTSNAHVVKYIQFLGKGAHAGGSPHVGINALNAAAWSLMAIHANRETFPESETVRIHGIINRGGESVSAVPSDIRLEWRVRSGSPEAVAKNSERVDRCFKAGAMAVGGRVKITNIPGYMPLKHDSTLQRLFKENAERVVGHESVLQMPSTRNRGGSTDMGDLSQIMPACHPYTGGATGAGHSKEYTIKDYEAAVINPAKIMAMVAIDLLSEGAAGAKEALSGWRASMTKEQYLSFQRERAREVEFDGGRE from the coding sequence ATGGCGCTGAACAAGGAGGAACTGAAGCGTAAGGCGTGCGAGGCCATTGAGCAGAGGAAGCCCGAGCTGCTGGCTGTAGCGAAGAGGATACTGGAGAACCCGGAGACGGGATTTCATGAATTCAAGACATCGAAGCTGGTGGCGGAAGAGTTCACAAAGCGGGGGATATCGCACAAGAGCGGTCTAGCGTTGACAGGAGTGAAGGGGTGGATAGAGGGGGGCGCCGGGCCGGGGCCCCGGGTGTCGATCATTGGCGAGCTGGACTCGCTGCTGGTGCCGGAGCACTCGACGTCGGACCCGACGACGGGGGCAGCGCACGCCTGCGGGCACCACTGCCAGATAGGGATGATGCTGGGGGCGCTGGCGGGTTTGCAGGCGCCGGAGGTGCTGTCCCAGCTATCAGGCCGGATTGTGCCCTTCGCGGTGCCGGCTGAGGAGTTTGTGCAGGTGGAAAAGCGGATGGCGCTGCGGGACGAAAAGAGGATTGAGTTCCTGAGCGGGAAGCAGGAGCTGATCAGGCTGGGGGAGTTCGACGACGTGGACATGGCGATTATGTGCCACACGGCCAGCGACCTGGGGAAGAAGAGCTTTGCCGTGGGCGGGACCAGCAATGCCCACGTGGTGAAATATATTCAGTTTCTGGGCAAGGGGGCGCATGCGGGAGGGTCGCCGCACGTGGGGATTAACGCTTTGAACGCGGCGGCGTGGTCGTTGATGGCGATACACGCGAATCGGGAGACATTTCCAGAGTCGGAGACGGTGCGGATACATGGGATTATAAATCGTGGGGGAGAGTCGGTGAGCGCGGTGCCGTCGGACATACGGCTGGAGTGGCGTGTGAGGTCGGGGTCACCGGAGGCGGTGGCGAAGAACAGCGAACGAGTGGACAGATGCTTCAAGGCTGGCGCGATGGCGGTGGGAGGCAGGGTCAAGATTACGAATATCCCGGGCTACATGCCGCTGAAGCACGATTCGACGCTGCAGAGGCTGTTCAAAGAGAACGCAGAGCGGGTGGTGGGACACGAAAGCGTGCTGCAGATGCCATCGACGCGGAACCGGGGCGGGTCTACGGATATGGGGGACCTGAGCCAGATAATGCCAGCATGCCATCCGTACACGGGCGGCGCGACGGGGGCGGGGCATAGCAAGGAGTACACGATTAAGGACTACGAGGCGGCCGTGATAAACCCGGCCAAGATTATGGCGATGGTCGCTATCGATTTGCTGTCGGAGGGGGCAGCAGGGGCGAAGGAGGCGCTGAGCGGGTGGCGGGCGTCGATGACGAAGGAGCAGTACCTGTCGTTTCAGAGGGAGAGGGCGAGGGAGGTGGAGTTTGACGGCGGGAGGGAGTAG
- a CDS encoding LLM class flavin-dependent oxidoreductase: MTTKPLKPRIGALLPTRGLLMEGPQPHNADLILNMARAIESAGLDSLWVGDSLTAKPRLEPLSTLAALAGITRRVRLGTAVMLAALRHPVLLAQTAATVDLISGGRLVLAVGAGGAFNAEQQKEWQTAGVKASQRGRRLEEAMEVVGRLGTEARVTFHGKHFHLQDVAMSPRPVQPGGIPLLFACHLRAERPAQFDRAARIGHGYITISENPQGFEEIGRRVKERAAVHGKNFDTMQKVIYMTVNLNPDRRQALDESDRYLKLYYGVNIWRDLWGPWGHPDLTTQRIREFLQAGATTVIVRFAAFDQERHLDSFLQNVWPNFRK; the protein is encoded by the coding sequence ATGACCACAAAACCGCTCAAGCCCCGCATCGGCGCCCTCCTTCCTACCCGCGGCCTTCTTATGGAGGGTCCACAACCTCATAACGCTGACCTTATCCTCAATATGGCCCGTGCCATCGAAAGCGCTGGACTCGATTCTCTATGGGTTGGCGACAGCCTCACCGCCAAGCCCCGCCTGGAACCCCTCTCCACTCTTGCGGCCCTGGCAGGCATCACCCGTCGAGTCCGCCTGGGCACCGCCGTAATGCTTGCCGCGCTGCGCCACCCTGTCTTATTGGCGCAGACAGCCGCAACGGTGGATCTCATCTCCGGGGGCAGGCTGGTCCTGGCGGTGGGCGCAGGCGGGGCCTTCAATGCCGAGCAGCAGAAGGAATGGCAGACCGCCGGTGTCAAAGCATCACAACGAGGCCGGCGACTGGAAGAGGCTATGGAGGTTGTGGGCCGCCTTGGAACTGAAGCCCGCGTCACCTTTCACGGCAAGCACTTCCACCTGCAGGACGTGGCCATGTCGCCGCGGCCCGTCCAGCCCGGCGGCATACCGCTTCTTTTTGCCTGCCACCTGCGCGCCGAGCGGCCCGCGCAGTTCGACCGGGCCGCCCGCATCGGCCATGGCTACATTACTATTTCCGAGAACCCGCAGGGCTTCGAAGAGATCGGGCGTCGAGTTAAGGAGCGCGCAGCGGTTCATGGCAAAAACTTCGATACTATGCAGAAGGTCATCTACATGACCGTCAACCTGAACCCGGACCGTCGACAGGCCCTCGACGAGTCCGACCGATATCTAAAGCTCTACTATGGGGTCAACATCTGGCGCGACCTCTGGGGTCCGTGGGGACACCCCGACCTCACCACCCAGCGCATCCGCGAATTTCTCCAGGCAGGCGCCACCACGGTCATAGTCCGGTTTGCCGCCTTCGACCAGGAGCGGCACCTGGACTCCTTCCTCCAAAACGTCTGGCCGAACTTCCGAAAATAA
- a CDS encoding enoyl-ACP reductase — protein MYPIDLSGKNAIIFGVANDRSIAWHVAEALHKAGARLAIAYQNERLLSRVQRLTQDIPNTLLLECDVSTDAAIEAVFQKAASELGSLHAMVHSIAFAQREDLEGDFSKTSRGGFQKALEISAYSLIPLVRHAAPLMKDGGSVVTLTFEASQRVYPGYNVMGAAKAALENEVRQLAYEFGPRSIRVNAVSAGPLETLAARGIHGFLDMKKVHAERAPLQRNITHDEVGKAALFLLSDLASGVTGAVLPVDAGYHIMGV, from the coding sequence TTGTACCCTATAGACCTCTCCGGCAAAAACGCCATCATTTTCGGCGTGGCCAACGACCGCAGCATCGCCTGGCATGTCGCCGAGGCGCTACACAAGGCCGGCGCGCGCCTGGCTATCGCCTACCAGAACGAACGCCTCCTCAGCCGCGTTCAACGCCTCACCCAGGACATCCCCAACACCCTCCTCCTCGAATGCGACGTCTCCACAGACGCGGCCATCGAAGCCGTCTTCCAAAAGGCCGCCTCCGAATTAGGCAGCCTCCACGCCATGGTCCACAGCATCGCCTTCGCCCAGCGCGAGGACCTGGAGGGCGATTTCTCAAAGACCAGCCGCGGAGGTTTTCAAAAGGCCCTGGAAATCAGCGCATACTCGCTCATACCGCTGGTGCGCCATGCCGCGCCGCTGATGAAGGACGGCGGCAGCGTCGTCACCCTCACCTTCGAGGCCTCACAGCGCGTTTATCCCGGCTACAACGTTATGGGCGCCGCCAAGGCCGCCCTGGAAAACGAGGTCCGGCAGCTCGCCTACGAGTTCGGTCCTCGCAGCATCCGGGTCAACGCCGTTTCGGCCGGTCCTTTGGAGACGCTGGCTGCTCGCGGCATCCACGGCTTTCTGGATATGAAGAAGGTCCACGCCGAGCGGGCGCCCCTGCAGCGGAACATCACCCACGACGAGGTAGGCAAGGCCGCCCTCTTCCTCCTCAGCGACCTTGCCAGCGGCGTCACCGGCGCCGTTCTTCCCGTGGATGCCGGCTATCACATAATGGGCGTCTAA
- a CDS encoding response regulator codes for MEPSVSLKILVADDEASQREIMKAFLVHLGHSVLLAADGEEAVQMAQESRPDAVFLDMVMPRMNGLDACRTLKINSETKDVKVVMLTAIVQQSVVKLAKQNGADAYLAKPIGLQDLGGILNILFKSVVKTPAGQRS; via the coding sequence ATGGAGCCTTCCGTGAGCTTGAAAATCCTTGTTGCTGACGACGAAGCCAGTCAAAGAGAGATTATGAAAGCCTTCCTGGTGCACCTGGGCCATTCCGTTCTCCTGGCTGCCGACGGTGAAGAGGCGGTCCAGATGGCCCAGGAGTCGCGTCCTGACGCCGTGTTTTTGGACATGGTCATGCCAAGGATGAACGGGCTGGACGCTTGCCGCACTCTCAAAATCAACTCGGAGACTAAGGATGTCAAAGTTGTGATGCTGACCGCTATAGTGCAGCAGTCGGTGGTCAAGCTGGCTAAACAGAACGGCGCCGACGCGTATCTTGCTAAACCTATAGGCCTCCAGGATTTGGGCGGCATCCTTAATATTCTTTTCAAGTCAGTGGTGAAAACTCCAGCAGGTCAAAGGTCTTAA
- a CDS encoding ABC transporter ATP-binding protein encodes MMGGGGGGWRVLTRADAIDERRGGMRDYRILLRLLSYASPYKPLVVLSLATLLIYVATVVATPWIVERAINQALYARSASGLTFWVMLFFGNIAINYVSNYVHQVAMARVSQSVLVDLRDDMFAHLQAQSMSYYDREEMGRIMSRIQNDVGQVQEFLSQIAITIADVLTLVAIVAAMVLMDWKLGLITMSVLPVLLLIAGKWQVNSWPRFMRVRRTLAIVNGNLQENISGMRVIQSLNREDENLRQFDKLNNDHLDANLNAGRLSAALMPSVEVLSGISTALAIIFGGFMVIDGSLEVGVVVAFTLYIQRFFEPIRNLTMQYTQMQRAMTSGSHIFELMADPPTVVDKPNAQKMPHIRGEVAFEDVRFSYVPGIEVLKGVNLKIRPGETIAVVGATGAGKTTLASLMLRLYDVTGGRVTIDGIDVRDVDRTSLVNQMGTVVQEPFLFSGTIKDNIKFCHSDVTDEQVVRAAQAVGAHDFIMRMKGGYDATVEERGGNLSAGQRQLIALARAMAFNPRIIIMDEATASVDSYTEMLIQEALNRVLKGRTALVIAHRLSTVRNADRIIVMDQGRIVEEGNHVSLLALGGVYAKLYWKNFGVNGKPGARVSGNGAEPGRRAAREAGPA; translated from the coding sequence ATGATGGGTGGCGGCGGAGGCGGATGGCGGGTGCTGACCCGCGCGGATGCCATCGACGAACGGCGCGGCGGCATGCGAGACTACCGCATACTGCTGCGCCTGCTCAGCTACGCGTCGCCGTACAAGCCGCTGGTGGTTCTGAGCCTCGCTACGCTTTTGATATACGTGGCCACGGTAGTGGCGACCCCGTGGATTGTGGAGCGCGCCATAAACCAGGCGCTCTATGCCAGGAGTGCCTCCGGCCTGACCTTCTGGGTGATGTTGTTTTTCGGCAACATAGCCATCAATTATGTGTCGAACTACGTGCATCAAGTCGCCATGGCCCGGGTATCTCAAAGTGTTCTTGTGGACCTTAGGGACGATATGTTTGCCCATTTGCAGGCCCAGTCCATGAGCTATTACGACCGGGAAGAGATGGGCCGGATCATGTCCCGCATCCAGAACGATGTGGGTCAGGTGCAGGAGTTCCTATCGCAGATCGCCATCACCATCGCCGACGTGCTGACGCTGGTGGCTATAGTGGCGGCTATGGTGCTGATGGACTGGAAGCTGGGACTGATAACCATGTCGGTGCTGCCGGTGCTTCTGCTAATCGCGGGCAAGTGGCAAGTGAACTCCTGGCCTAGATTTATGCGGGTGAGGCGTACGCTGGCGATTGTAAACGGGAACCTGCAAGAAAATATATCAGGCATGCGGGTGATCCAGAGCCTGAACCGCGAGGATGAGAACCTGCGGCAATTTGACAAGCTGAACAACGACCATCTGGACGCCAACCTGAACGCGGGTAGGTTGTCGGCGGCGCTGATGCCCTCGGTGGAGGTGCTGTCGGGAATATCCACTGCGCTGGCGATAATCTTCGGCGGCTTCATGGTCATCGACGGGTCGCTGGAAGTCGGCGTAGTGGTAGCCTTTACCCTCTATATCCAACGTTTCTTTGAGCCTATTCGCAATCTGACCATGCAGTATACCCAGATGCAGAGGGCCATGACCTCCGGGTCGCACATCTTCGAACTGATGGCGGACCCGCCCACGGTGGTGGACAAGCCCAACGCCCAGAAGATGCCTCATATCCGGGGAGAGGTGGCTTTTGAGGACGTGCGGTTCAGCTACGTGCCAGGGATAGAGGTCCTGAAAGGCGTGAACCTCAAGATTCGTCCCGGGGAGACAATCGCGGTCGTTGGAGCCACAGGGGCGGGCAAAACAACTCTGGCGTCGCTGATGCTGCGGCTGTACGACGTTACGGGAGGCCGGGTGACAATTGACGGCATCGACGTGCGGGACGTGGACCGAACGTCCCTGGTGAACCAGATGGGAACGGTGGTGCAGGAGCCGTTCCTGTTTTCGGGCACTATAAAAGACAACATCAAGTTTTGCCACTCTGACGTCACAGACGAGCAGGTGGTACGAGCGGCACAGGCGGTAGGCGCCCATGATTTCATTATGCGTATGAAGGGCGGCTACGACGCCACGGTGGAAGAGCGAGGCGGGAACCTGAGCGCCGGCCAACGGCAGCTCATCGCCCTGGCGCGGGCCATGGCCTTTAACCCTCGAATCATCATCATGGACGAAGCGACGGCCTCGGTGGACAGCTACACGGAAATGCTTATACAGGAGGCGCTGAACCGGGTACTTAAGGGCCGTACAGCGCTGGTGATAGCGCATCGACTATCCACGGTGCGGAACGCGGACCGGATTATCGTTATGGACCAGGGCCGGATTGTGGAGGAGGGGAACCATGTGTCGTTGCTGGCGCTGGGGGGCGTATACGCGAAGCTGTACTGGAAGAACTTTGGGGTGAATGGGAAGCCGGGGGCCAGGGTATCGGGGAACGGGGCGGAGCCGGGGAGGAGGGCGGCGCGAGAAGCGGGGCCTGCCTAG